The following are encoded in a window of Mumia flava genomic DNA:
- a CDS encoding AAA family ATPase produces the protein MLIGRDRELAALDRVLSGARVAQSGALALVGEAGIGKSTLLDEAVRSAGDGLLVLRATGSPLERDLAFAVLHQLLGPVLDHRMALPGPQVEALEVALALRGGGERVDRFAVGAATLSLLSRVAKEKPVLAVVDDAHEVDRSSAEALAFAVRRLVADPVAVLAAGRPTEGSPLLTSLPRLELGGLDTHAVARLLTERAGRRAGDEVAERVRASTGGNPLAVVELAAELETVERTPPTRPPDIPARVLAAYGRRAAGLAPEARTALLVAALGDGDVARTAAAAAALDVDLAVLADAEAVGLVRIDGAALTFPHPLARASAYAVAPPQQRRDAHRALAAVLPDADRRAWHLAEATIGPDAVAADALADAARRADERGAHAVAVAGYERAADLTPEPAVRSRRLAAAGESAWEAGDASRATDLLERAEHTAADPVAAARAAARRGAVEMRGGSLTAASDLLAEALRRLDPDDPDAAALAACDLVGASFFLADTTGVRDATRRLRSLVPRLSDPTARTRARLAAGIGLITTGEDGIALVRQSVGEMVDRGSADDPLRPGWGVLGPLFLRESSTGRDLVDHAVERIRARNALGSLPYVLFLVSRDAAASDRWGDARSGYEEGIALARETGQTNDLAMLLAGLAWLESRVGSADACEEHAVEATELHARNHVHLARAWAAWARGDLALGQGDTTAALDHYRGLVAMLDEIGLLDVDLRPTPEIVECLLRAGRSEEAAACARDYADRAEAKGQPWARARAARTAALLLGPGDAAEAALAQALALQRETPDTFEEARTLLATGSMRRRDRRRAEARAPLRDAVAVFDRLGARPWADAAAAELAATGEHPRRRNDRSIDALTPQELQIARMLGSGRTTKQAAAALFLSPKTVEYHLRHVYTKLGINDRDALARALEQ, from the coding sequence ATGCTGATCGGCCGCGACCGCGAGCTCGCCGCCCTCGACCGGGTGCTGAGCGGCGCCCGCGTCGCTCAGAGCGGTGCGCTGGCTCTGGTGGGCGAGGCCGGGATCGGCAAGAGCACGCTGCTCGACGAGGCGGTGCGCAGCGCCGGCGACGGGCTCCTGGTGCTGCGAGCGACCGGCAGCCCCCTGGAGCGGGACCTGGCCTTCGCGGTGCTGCACCAGCTGCTCGGACCGGTCCTCGATCATCGGATGGCGCTGCCGGGTCCGCAGGTCGAGGCGCTCGAGGTGGCGCTCGCGCTGCGGGGCGGTGGGGAGCGGGTGGACCGGTTCGCGGTGGGCGCCGCCACGCTGTCGCTGCTGAGCCGGGTGGCGAAGGAGAAGCCGGTCCTCGCGGTCGTCGACGATGCCCACGAGGTCGACCGGTCCTCCGCCGAAGCGCTCGCGTTCGCGGTGCGCCGGCTGGTCGCCGACCCGGTCGCCGTCCTGGCGGCCGGCCGACCGACCGAGGGCTCCCCCCTCCTCACGAGCCTGCCGCGGCTCGAGCTCGGCGGTCTGGACACCCATGCGGTCGCCCGGCTCCTCACCGAACGGGCCGGCCGCCGCGCCGGCGACGAGGTCGCCGAGCGCGTCCGCGCCTCCACCGGCGGCAATCCGCTGGCGGTCGTCGAGCTCGCCGCCGAGCTCGAGACAGTCGAGCGGACCCCGCCCACCCGTCCGCCCGACATCCCCGCCCGGGTGCTCGCGGCGTACGGCCGGCGGGCCGCCGGACTCGCGCCGGAAGCCCGGACGGCCCTCCTCGTCGCGGCGCTCGGTGACGGCGACGTGGCGCGGACCGCCGCTGCTGCCGCCGCGCTCGACGTCGACCTGGCCGTCCTCGCCGACGCCGAGGCGGTCGGTCTCGTCCGCATCGACGGTGCCGCCCTCACGTTCCCGCACCCGCTGGCGCGAGCGAGCGCGTACGCCGTCGCTCCCCCGCAGCAGCGGCGCGACGCCCACCGCGCGCTGGCAGCGGTGCTTCCGGACGCGGACCGCCGCGCCTGGCACCTCGCCGAGGCGACGATCGGCCCAGACGCCGTGGCCGCCGACGCCCTGGCGGATGCGGCGCGGCGGGCCGACGAGCGCGGCGCGCACGCGGTCGCCGTCGCCGGGTACGAACGCGCGGCCGACCTGACCCCGGAACCGGCCGTACGCAGCCGCCGTCTCGCCGCGGCGGGCGAGTCCGCCTGGGAGGCGGGAGACGCGTCCCGGGCGACCGACCTGCTGGAACGCGCCGAGCACACCGCTGCGGACCCCGTCGCCGCGGCGCGGGCTGCGGCGCGGCGCGGCGCCGTCGAGATGCGAGGCGGCTCGCTGACCGCGGCGAGCGACCTGCTCGCCGAGGCGCTGCGCCGCCTCGACCCGGATGATCCGGACGCAGCGGCACTGGCGGCGTGCGACCTCGTCGGCGCCTCCTTCTTCCTCGCCGACACCACGGGGGTCCGCGACGCGACCCGTCGCCTCCGGTCGCTCGTTCCCCGCCTGAGCGACCCGACGGCGCGGACCCGAGCACGGTTGGCGGCCGGGATCGGCCTGATCACGACCGGCGAGGACGGCATCGCGCTGGTCCGCCAGTCGGTGGGCGAGATGGTCGATCGCGGGTCCGCCGACGATCCGCTCCGCCCCGGGTGGGGCGTGCTCGGTCCGTTGTTCCTGCGGGAGTCCAGCACCGGCCGGGACCTCGTCGACCACGCGGTCGAGCGGATCCGAGCACGCAACGCCCTCGGCTCGCTCCCGTACGTGCTGTTCCTGGTCTCGCGGGATGCCGCCGCGTCCGACCGGTGGGGCGACGCGCGGTCCGGGTACGAGGAGGGGATCGCGCTCGCCCGCGAGACGGGCCAGACCAACGACCTCGCGATGCTGCTCGCCGGGCTCGCCTGGCTGGAGAGCCGGGTGGGATCGGCGGACGCGTGCGAGGAGCACGCCGTCGAGGCGACGGAGCTGCACGCCCGCAACCACGTCCACCTCGCCCGTGCCTGGGCGGCGTGGGCGCGCGGCGACCTCGCGCTCGGTCAGGGCGACACCACCGCCGCGCTCGACCACTACCGCGGGCTCGTGGCGATGCTCGACGAGATCGGGCTCCTCGACGTCGACCTGCGACCGACCCCGGAGATCGTCGAGTGCCTCCTGCGTGCGGGACGTTCGGAGGAGGCGGCCGCCTGCGCGCGCGACTACGCCGACCGGGCCGAGGCCAAGGGACAACCCTGGGCCCGGGCACGTGCCGCGCGGACGGCGGCGCTCCTCCTCGGCCCCGGGGACGCAGCGGAGGCCGCGCTCGCCCAGGCGCTCGCTCTGCAGCGGGAGACGCCGGACACCTTCGAGGAGGCGCGCACCCTGCTCGCGACCGGCTCGATGCGGCGCCGCGACCGCCGTCGGGCGGAGGCGCGCGCACCGCTGCGCGACGCGGTGGCGGTGTTCGACCGGCTCGGGGCCCGACCGTGGGCCGACGCCGCGGCGGCCGAGCTGGCCGCGACCGGCGAGCATCCCCGTCGCCGCAACGACCGCAGCATCGACGCCCTCACCCCGCAGGAGCTCCAGATCGCGCGGATGCTCGGCTCGGGCCGTACGACCAAGCAGGCGGCCGCGGCGCTCTTCCTGAGCCCGAAGACGGTCGAGTACCACCTGCGCCACGTCTACACGAAGCTCGGGATCAACGACCGTGACGCCCTGGCGCGAGCGCTGGAGCAGTGA
- a CDS encoding alpha/beta hydrolase, translating into MASADPRCRPPDEHGSVESGGVPIAWERYGSGAVTVVLMPCWAIVGSRVWKAQIAYLARHYRVVTFDGRGSGASGRPAGAAAYTDAAYVADTLAVMEATQTTSAVFVGFSAGAAWALTVAAQHPERVEGLFAIAPAGRLIVDGPGRATPDWDGPAPQRPQGWQTYNRAAWMAGGIDRFRENFFAEMFVEPHSTKQIEDAMLWSSAVTPEVLAATVDGPRGLRGGEAAPQDELATAVRCPVEVLHGTRDRIVPFAVGQRFAELTGGTLLRVEGSGHGLPGRDPVLVNTRLRAFVDRVRPPAAHGTWARASRRPRRVLYLSSPIGLGHACRDLAIARELRRLHPEVEIDWLTQPPVTGVLTEAGEKVHPASAWLASESAHIDAEAGEHDLHAFQAVRRMDEILVANYLVFDEVVRERPYDLVVGDEAWDVDHFLHENPERKRAPFAWFTDFVGWLPMPDGGAYEEALTRDYNAEMIEQRARYPHLRDRSIFVGDPEDVVDASFGDGLPSIRSWVEEEFDFAGYVSGFDVPDSAARAALRRSLGYRPEHRVCVVTVGGSGVGTALLERVLDAVPIARREVPELRFLVVCGPRIDPASLPRRRGVRIRGYVPRLREHLAACDVAVVQGGLTTCMELAAARTPFVYVPLRHHFEQNLHVRHRLERYRAGRHLAYEDAVDADRLAAELLGALASTPRPRRVATDGAARAAALLGDLL; encoded by the coding sequence ATGGCGTCCGCCGACCCCCGCTGCCGACCGCCGGACGAGCACGGCAGCGTCGAGTCCGGCGGGGTCCCGATCGCGTGGGAGCGGTACGGGTCCGGCGCGGTCACGGTGGTCCTGATGCCGTGCTGGGCGATCGTCGGGTCGCGGGTGTGGAAGGCGCAGATCGCCTACCTGGCGCGGCACTACCGGGTCGTCACGTTCGACGGCCGCGGATCCGGGGCGTCGGGCAGGCCGGCCGGGGCGGCGGCGTACACCGACGCCGCCTACGTCGCGGACACCCTCGCGGTGATGGAGGCCACGCAGACCACCTCGGCGGTCTTCGTGGGCTTCTCGGCCGGGGCCGCGTGGGCCCTGACCGTGGCGGCGCAGCATCCCGAGCGGGTCGAGGGCCTGTTCGCGATCGCACCCGCGGGCCGGCTGATCGTCGACGGGCCGGGCCGTGCCACGCCCGACTGGGACGGCCCGGCGCCGCAGCGGCCGCAGGGATGGCAGACGTACAACCGTGCAGCGTGGATGGCGGGCGGGATCGATCGCTTCCGGGAGAACTTCTTCGCCGAGATGTTCGTGGAACCGCACTCCACCAAGCAGATCGAGGACGCGATGCTCTGGTCCTCGGCGGTCACGCCGGAGGTGCTCGCCGCGACGGTCGACGGCCCACGGGGCCTGCGCGGCGGTGAGGCCGCTCCCCAGGACGAGCTCGCCACCGCCGTACGGTGCCCGGTCGAGGTGCTGCACGGCACCCGCGACCGGATCGTCCCGTTCGCCGTCGGGCAGCGGTTCGCCGAGCTCACCGGCGGAACGCTGCTGCGGGTCGAGGGCAGCGGGCACGGCCTGCCGGGCCGCGACCCGGTGCTCGTCAACACCCGCCTGCGGGCGTTCGTCGACCGGGTCCGCCCGCCGGCCGCGCACGGGACCTGGGCACGCGCCTCCCGGCGTCCCCGCCGCGTGCTCTACCTGTCCTCGCCGATCGGGCTGGGGCACGCCTGCCGCGACCTCGCGATCGCGCGCGAGCTGCGGCGGCTCCATCCGGAGGTCGAGATCGACTGGCTGACCCAGCCGCCCGTCACCGGCGTGCTGACGGAGGCGGGGGAGAAGGTGCATCCTGCGTCGGCCTGGCTCGCCAGCGAGTCCGCTCACATCGACGCCGAGGCGGGGGAGCACGACCTGCACGCGTTCCAGGCGGTCCGCAGGATGGACGAGATCCTCGTCGCGAACTACCTGGTCTTCGACGAGGTCGTCCGCGAGCGGCCGTACGACCTGGTGGTCGGCGACGAGGCGTGGGACGTCGACCACTTCCTGCACGAGAACCCGGAGCGCAAGCGCGCGCCGTTCGCGTGGTTCACCGACTTCGTCGGCTGGTTGCCGATGCCGGACGGCGGAGCCTACGAGGAGGCGCTGACCCGCGACTACAACGCGGAGATGATCGAGCAGCGGGCTCGCTACCCGCACCTGCGGGACCGCTCGATCTTCGTCGGCGACCCCGAGGACGTCGTCGACGCGTCCTTCGGCGACGGTCTGCCGAGCATCAGGTCCTGGGTCGAGGAGGAGTTCGACTTCGCCGGGTACGTGAGCGGCTTCGACGTCCCGGACTCCGCCGCCCGGGCGGCGCTGCGGCGCTCGCTCGGATACCGGCCCGAGCATCGGGTCTGCGTGGTGACGGTGGGCGGCTCGGGGGTCGGGACGGCGCTGCTGGAACGCGTGCTGGACGCCGTCCCGATCGCCCGCCGCGAGGTTCCCGAGCTGCGCTTCCTGGTCGTCTGCGGCCCTCGGATCGATCCTGCGTCGTTGCCGCGTCGCCGGGGTGTGCGGATCCGCGGCTACGTGCCGCGGCTGCGCGAGCACCTGGCGGCGTGCGACGTCGCGGTGGTGCAGGGCGGTCTCACGACGTGCATGGAGCTCGCCGCGGCGCGCACGCCGTTCGTGTACGTGCCGCTGCGCCACCACTTCGAGCAGAACCTGCACGTCCGCCACCGGCTGGAGCGCTACCGTGCCGGTCGTCACCTCGCGTACGAGGACGCCGTGGACGCCGATCGGCTCGCCGCCGAGCTGCTCGGTGCGCTGGCCTCGACCCCCCGACCGCGGCGTGTCGCGACCGACGGTGCGGCCCGTGCGGCGGCCCTGCTGGGTGACCTGCTCTGA
- a CDS encoding class I SAM-dependent methyltransferase: protein MTTIDAPREVDPDKLMGFVMTAVTEVGGALNAALVVMGDELGYYRSLADEGPSTPAELAERTSTEEHIAREWLNAQAAGSYVAYDPRTGRYTLPPEQAVAFTDPDSPAYLVGLFQIAHGTIRDTPSVLAAARRGDGVGWHEHNHDVHEGCERFFRPSYQAHLVAEWLPALDGVVDKLTSGARVADVGCGYGASTVLMAQEYDASTFVGADYHAPSIETARSRAAEAGVGDRTTFVVELADAVDGTGFDLVTTFDCVHDMGDPVGAARHIRDILASDGTWMVVEPAAGDHVEDNLNPIGRAYYGFSTLLCTPASLSQDVGLAMGTQAGPARLRDVVTTAGFTRFALVAQTPFNNVYEVRP, encoded by the coding sequence ATGACCACCATCGACGCACCACGAGAGGTCGATCCGGACAAGCTGATGGGCTTCGTGATGACCGCCGTGACCGAGGTCGGCGGCGCGCTGAACGCCGCTCTCGTCGTGATGGGCGACGAGCTCGGCTACTACCGCAGCCTGGCCGACGAGGGTCCGAGCACCCCGGCCGAGCTCGCCGAGCGCACCTCCACCGAGGAGCACATCGCCCGGGAGTGGCTGAACGCCCAGGCTGCCGGCTCGTACGTCGCTTACGACCCCCGGACCGGCCGGTACACGCTGCCGCCCGAGCAGGCGGTCGCGTTCACGGATCCCGACAGCCCCGCGTACCTCGTCGGCCTCTTCCAGATCGCGCACGGGACCATCCGTGACACGCCGTCCGTGCTGGCGGCGGCGCGTCGCGGCGACGGCGTCGGCTGGCACGAGCACAACCACGACGTGCACGAGGGCTGCGAGCGGTTCTTCCGGCCGAGCTACCAGGCGCACCTGGTCGCCGAGTGGCTGCCCGCGCTCGACGGCGTGGTCGACAAGCTCACCAGCGGCGCGCGAGTCGCGGACGTCGGCTGCGGGTACGGCGCCTCGACCGTCCTGATGGCCCAGGAGTACGACGCCTCGACGTTCGTCGGTGCCGACTACCACGCGCCGTCGATCGAGACGGCCCGTTCACGCGCCGCCGAGGCCGGGGTCGGGGACCGTACGACGTTCGTCGTCGAGCTCGCCGATGCCGTCGACGGCACCGGGTTCGACCTCGTGACGACGTTCGACTGCGTTCACGACATGGGCGACCCGGTCGGAGCGGCGCGACACATCCGCGACATCCTCGCCTCCGACGGCACCTGGATGGTGGTGGAGCCGGCCGCGGGCGACCACGTCGAGGACAACCTGAACCCGATCGGCCGCGCCTACTACGGCTTCTCCACGCTGCTGTGCACGCCCGCGTCGCTGTCGCAGGACGTGGGGCTGGCGATGGGGACGCAGGCCGGCCCGGCCCGGCTCCGCGACGTGGTCACGACGGCGGGATTCACCCGGTTCGCGCTGGTCGCGCAGACGCCGTTCAACAACGTCTACGAGGTTCGCCCGTGA
- a CDS encoding AMP-dependent synthetase/ligase: protein MATPTPEQLQIIENRARSVGRLFYDRVRETPNREAYRYPVGENWRSLTWAETGDYVSKIAAGLISLGIEPEERVAIASGTRYEWILADLAIMAAGAATTTVYPTSVADDVAYILADSGSRIVFAEDAEQLEKLSAKRSELPDVFKVVLFDGEGDGDWVISLASLEELGEKYLSDHPSAVDERVEATQPDHLATLIYTSGTTGRPKGVRLTHDSWAYEGAAVAAGGFLTVDDLQYLWLPMAHSFGKVLLSNQLHVGFATAVDGRIPKIVENLAVVKPTWMGAAPRIFEKAYGRIVAMMEEEGGVKLKLFRWATKVAGEVKSLEREGKPVPATLNAQYKLADKIVLSKIRERFGGRIRFFISGSAALSREVAEWFDAAGILILEGYGLTETAAGSFVNHPDNYKFGTVGVPMPGTEVKIAEDGEVLIKGPGVMQGYHNLDEATAATLLDGGWLATGDIGHVDEDGFLSITDRKKDLFKTSGGKYIAPSHIEGIFKGVCPLASQMIVHGNNRNFVSALITVDPEAAEVFAAGHGLEGTSYAEIVTSPQMEKAMAAYVDELNSKLNRWETIKRWKVLDHDLSVEEGDLTPSLKLKRRVVEDKYQSVLDGFYSEA from the coding sequence ATGGCAACCCCCACGCCCGAGCAGCTCCAGATCATCGAGAACCGCGCCCGCAGTGTCGGCCGCCTGTTCTACGACCGTGTCCGGGAAACTCCGAACCGTGAGGCCTACCGCTACCCGGTCGGCGAGAACTGGCGCTCCCTGACCTGGGCCGAGACCGGCGACTACGTCTCCAAGATCGCCGCCGGCCTGATCTCGCTCGGCATCGAGCCGGAGGAACGCGTCGCGATCGCCTCCGGCACCCGCTACGAATGGATCCTCGCCGACCTCGCCATCATGGCGGCCGGCGCCGCGACCACGACGGTCTACCCGACCTCGGTGGCCGACGACGTGGCCTACATCCTGGCCGACTCCGGCAGCAGGATCGTCTTCGCCGAGGACGCCGAGCAGCTCGAGAAGCTCAGCGCGAAGCGCAGCGAGCTCCCCGACGTCTTCAAGGTCGTGCTGTTCGACGGCGAGGGCGACGGGGACTGGGTGATCTCGCTGGCGTCCCTCGAGGAGCTGGGCGAGAAGTACCTCTCCGACCACCCGTCGGCGGTCGACGAGCGGGTCGAGGCCACGCAGCCCGACCACCTCGCGACCCTGATCTACACCTCGGGCACGACCGGCCGCCCCAAGGGCGTCCGGCTGACCCACGACTCCTGGGCGTACGAGGGCGCGGCGGTCGCCGCGGGCGGCTTCCTGACCGTCGACGACCTCCAGTACCTGTGGCTGCCGATGGCCCACTCGTTCGGCAAGGTGCTGCTCTCGAACCAGCTCCACGTGGGCTTCGCGACCGCGGTCGACGGCCGGATCCCGAAGATCGTCGAGAACCTCGCCGTCGTGAAGCCGACCTGGATGGGCGCGGCGCCGCGGATCTTCGAGAAGGCCTACGGCCGGATCGTCGCGATGATGGAGGAGGAGGGCGGCGTCAAGCTCAAGCTCTTCCGCTGGGCGACGAAGGTCGCCGGCGAGGTGAAGAGCCTGGAGCGCGAGGGCAAGCCGGTCCCGGCGACGCTGAACGCCCAGTACAAGCTGGCCGACAAGATCGTGCTGTCGAAGATCCGGGAGCGCTTCGGCGGTCGGATCCGGTTCTTCATCTCGGGCTCGGCGGCGCTGTCGCGGGAGGTCGCCGAGTGGTTCGACGCCGCCGGCATCCTGATCCTCGAGGGCTACGGCCTGACCGAGACCGCGGCCGGGTCGTTCGTGAACCACCCGGACAACTACAAGTTCGGTACGGTCGGCGTCCCGATGCCGGGCACCGAGGTGAAGATCGCCGAGGACGGCGAGGTCCTCATCAAGGGCCCGGGCGTGATGCAGGGCTACCACAACCTCGACGAGGCCACCGCGGCCACGCTCCTGGACGGTGGGTGGCTCGCGACCGGCGACATCGGTCACGTCGACGAGGACGGCTTCCTGTCGATCACCGACCGCAAGAAGGACCTCTTCAAGACCTCGGGCGGCAAGTACATCGCGCCGTCGCACATCGAGGGCATCTTCAAGGGGGTCTGCCCGCTCGCCAGCCAGATGATCGTGCACGGCAACAACCGCAACTTCGTGTCCGCGCTGATCACGGTCGACCCCGAGGCCGCCGAGGTGTTCGCCGCCGGCCACGGGCTGGAAGGCACGTCGTACGCCGAGATCGTCACCTCCCCGCAGATGGAGAAGGCGATGGCGGCGTACGTCGACGAGCTGAACTCCAAGCTGAACCGCTGGGAGACGATCAAGAGGTGGAAGGTCCTCGACCACGACCTCTCCGTCGAGGAGGGTGACCTGACGCCGAGCCTGAAGCTGAAGCGCCGGGTCGTCGAGGACAAGTACCAGTCGGTCCTGGACGGCTTCTACAGCGAGGCCTGA